The Paenibacillus mucilaginosus 3016 genome includes the window CGGCGCTGCATTTGGCCGACGTGGTGTTCTATGTCATGGATTACAACCACGTCCAATCGGAGATTAACCTTTCGTTCACGAAGAAAATGACGGAGTGGGGCAAGCCGCTCTACCTAATCATCAACATGGTCGACAAGCACCGGGAGCAGGAGGTGTCACTGGAGGCCTATCGCGACGGGGTGCGGGAGGCATTCGCCTCCTGGGGTGTCCGGCCGGACGGTATCGTCTACACGTCGGTGAAGGTGCCGGATCATCCGGCCAGCCAGTGGAACCGGCTCGATTGGCTGCTCCGGGAGCTGATCTCCCTGCGGGAGCCGCTCGTGAACCTAAGCCTGGAGAAGTCCGCCAAAGCGCTGGCCGGCGCCCATGCCGCCAAAATGGCGGAGGCAAACGAGCCGGCGAAGGACGCCATCCGCGCACAGCTCGAGGAAGGCGGCGTCGACATCGCTGCCCCACAGGCGGAGCTGGAGCGCCTGGCGGCTGAGCTCGCCAGGCTCGAGGAGATGCCGCGCATGCTCGACGCGGCCCTGCGCAAGGATGTGGCGGCGGTGCTCGACAACGCCAACATTACCCCGGCGGTGACGCGCGATCTTGCGCACGCCTATCTCGAGAGCCGCCGGCCGGGCTTCAAGGTCGGCTGGTTCGGCAGTGCCGCGAAGACGCAGGCCGAGCGCGAGGCGCGGCTCTCTGCGCTGCACAAAGACTTCGCGTCGCAGCTTGAGACGCAGGTTGAACGGCATGTGCAGCAGGCGGTGAAGTCGAGGCTGGAGGGGCAGGGACTGCCCTTGGCCCAGGTGACGGAGGCGGCCGACCGCATTCATGCGGAAGTGACGCCGGCCTGGCTGGCGGCGCAGGTCAATGAGGCCGCCTCGTTCGGCGGAGAGTACACGCTGACGTACTCGAAGGGCATTTCGGCGGAGGCGAAGGCGCTCTACCGCCAAGCCGCGCTTGCGGCCGGCGAAGAGCTGATCGCGCAGCTGGACGCCGCGCTGCAGGAGCCGCGGGCGGTCCTGCGCGGGCAGGCTTGCGGAGCTCCAGGCGCGCCTCGGCGGCCTGCGCGAGCTCGATGCGCTCGCCGCGGCCGAGGCGGCCTACGGCACCGCGCGCAGCTGCGCCAGCCGGCGGAGCGCCTGCGGGCGGCCGCGGGCGAGCTGGACGGCACCGCCGCGCTGGCGAGCATCCGGCGCTCGCTGCTCGATAAGGCTGAGCGCCTAGGGCAGGACCGGTTCACGATCGCGCTGTTCGGCGCGTTCTCGGCGGGCAAGTCCTCGTTCGCGAATGCGCTGATCGGGCAGCGGGTGCTGCCGGTGTCGCCGAACCCGACGACCGCGGCGATCAACAAGATCATGCCGCCGGCGCCAGAAGCGGGCTGGCCGCACGGCACGGCCAAGGTGCGGATGAAGAGCCGCGAGCGCCTGCTCGACGACGTAGTGTACTCGCTCGGCGTGCTCGGCATTCACGCCGAGGGAGAGAAGGCGGCGCTGGAGGCGGCGAAGGGGCTGCAGCCGGCCCAAATCCCGGGCAAAGGCAAGCCGCACTACGCTTTTCTGAAGGCGGTCGAGAAGGGCTGGTCTGAGATGAGCCCGAAGCTCGGAGAAGAGCTCAAGGTATCCTCCGATGAATTCGGCGCCTATGCGGCGGAGGAATCCCGTTCCTGCTTCGTCGAGGAGATCGAGCTCTACTACAATAACCCGCTTACAGAGCAGGGCGTGGTGCTTGTCGACACGCCGGGAGCGGACTCCATCAATGCGCGCCATACCGGCGTGGCCTTTGAATATATCAAGAACGCGGATGCGATTCTGTTCGTCACTTATTACAATCACGCCTTCTCGCACGCCGACCGGGAGTTCCTGCTCCAGCTTGGCCGGGTGAAGGACAGCTTCGAGCTTGACAAAATGTTCTTCATTGTCAATGCCGCGGACCTGGCCTCTTCTCCGGAGGAGCTCGAGGGGGTTGTCTCGCACGTGGAGAGCAATCTGCTGCAGCACGGCATCCGTCACCCGCGGATCTACCCGCTGTCGAGCTATTATGCGCTGCAGGGCAAGCTTGCAGGCGATGCGGAAGCCGTGGAAGAGACGGGCATCCTCCGCTTTGAGCGGGAGTTCGTGCGCTTCACGTTCGGCGAGCTGACCGAGATGGCGGTGCGTGCCGGCGATGCGGAAGTGAAGCGGGCCGCCGACGTGCTGAGCTACTTCATGGAGCGGGCTACGGCGGACGCGTCGGAGAGGGAGCGCGAAGCGGCCCAGCTGCGCGAATCGCTCAGCGGTGCGCTGAGAAGGCTCGAGTCCCCGGAGCTGGAAGCGGAGCAGCGCGAGCTCGCCAAGGACGTGGCGGAGCTGCTGTACTATGTGAAGCAGCGTACGACCTACCGGTTCGGCGAGCTGTTCAATCATGCGATCAACCCGGCGGTATTCCGGGAGGACAACCGGGACCCGAAGGCGATCCTCGTGTCCGCCTGGGAAGATCTACGCCGGATGATCACCTTCGATCTGACCCAGGAGGTGCTCGCCACCACGCTGCGCATCGGCAACAAGGTCAACGCGCTGCTGAAGGGGGCGGAACAGGCTTGGGCGGAGGAGGTGCGCCGGGGCGGGATCGATTCCTTCGAAGCCTCGGAATTCCGGGCGATGGAGCTGAAAACGCCGGAGCTGACAGCCCAGCTGAAGGTAGAGATCACCGCCAAATGGCTCGGGGGCTTCTTCAAGAACGCGAAGCAGTTCTTCGAAGGCGAAGGGAAGGCCCAGCTGCGCAAGGAGCTCGAAGCGCTGCTCGTCGCGCCTATGACCGCCTTCGCGGAGGAGCAGACGCAGACGCTGCAGGCGGTGTACGCCGCGCAGCTGCAGGAAGGCGCCGCAGAGCGTGCCGAAGCGATGCGGCAGGCACTGCAGGAGCATGCCGGCGGCCTGCTTGAGGCGCTCGAAGCGAAGGTCGACCTGCCGGCGCTGCGGGCGAAGCATACGCGGCTGCTGCAGTGCCTGGAGCCGCAGAAGTCGAAGGCGTAAACGGTGAAGCCGGCGGTATGAGGCATGGGGGGAGGTGGGTATCGACCGCCTTCTCCACTGCCGCCCGCACCACGGACTCGCATTGAAATAGGGCCAGCACGCGAGTTTCATCCGCACAGGATGAAATAAAGGAACGGAGATGCCTTATTGGTGTGTTTTTCGTGCCTGCGCGGCGGAAAACGAAACTCTGGTGCGCTATGGGACGATTTTGCATGAGAAATCGGCCTCTGACCAGGAATAGCTATTTTCGTGTTCACCCAGGAGTGTTACACAGTTGCATCAAGCTTATGGAGTATGGACATCAGCCGGCGGAGACATCCGTCGGCTTTTTGCCTTGCTCCGGAAAGGGAGCAGCTGGTCGAAATTCTCTTCAAGTCAGCATTGGGTATGCTTGTATTTCACTCAACGCCCGTTCGTCAACTCTGAAGTTTCATGCCTGAAGTAGGACCGGAAAGCCCTTCTTCCACGCCTGCCGCAAAAGGTGAAGAAGCAGCCCTGCATTTTGCCTGCTTTTCCCCCTTTTCCAGCGGTCACAAAATCGCCTAAGTTTTCGTGAAAGGGTTTACAATCAGACGATTCCGCATGATTTCGGTGAAAAAGATGGGCTCAGTTATCCAAATGAGAAGATATGAAGAAATATCTGGAATAGAACTCGATTATGGAGGCGTTCTCTGTTGCCGCTCCCAAGCGATGGTGCTACACTTCAACTCATAGCTGAAACGCTTCAATCGGCACGGTACTCTGGAGTCCGGGCGTCCTTTTTCATGCCTGTCGGCGCTTTGGGGAAGCGACGGAAACCGTACGTACGGCACGTAAGCTCCGCGGCTGAAGTTGAGGCCGCCGATTCACAGACACACGGTATGCGGCAGGGGTTTTGATTCCTTCGGCGATGGCTGCCGGATGGGGCGAACCCCGGGAGAAGGAGGGTCTCCATGAATGTATTTAGGCAGCTGAAGGAGTATTACTGGTCGGAACGAAGGTTTCTGCTGATCTCGGTGCTCAGCCTTATGACGGCGACGGCACTGGGGCTCGTGTATCCGAACCTGCTCCGGTATCTCATCGACGATGTGATCGGAGCGAAGCAGTATGATATGGTGCCGCTGCTGGCCCTGGCGGTGTTCGGCGTCATGGCGGTCAAGGCGGGGTTTCAGTATCTTCACGGCACAACAAGCGCGCGGCTCGGCAACATGACTGCGTTCAACCTGCGGGCAGCCTTGTACCGGAAGCTGCAGTACCTGTCTTTTCCGTACTATGACAAGGCGCGCACTGGGGATTTGATGTCCAGGCTGACGGCCGATCTTCAGGCGGTACGGGATTTTGTCGGCTTCGGTTTCGTGCAGATTCTAAATGTGGTGACGATGCTTCTGTTCGGTGTGATTATGATGTTCACGATCAACTGGGAGCTCGCGTTGTATACGATGGCCACCATGCCGCTGCTCGTGTTCACTGCGATCCGCTTCGAGGGCAGGATTCACCCGGCCTTCCGGACGCTCCGGCAGTCGATGAGTACGCTGACGACTTCCGTACAGGAGAACATTACGGGGGTGCGCACCGTCAAGTCGTTCGCCAGAGAACCGCACGAGATCGATAAGTTCTCCCGGCGCAATGACGAATACAAGATCAATAATATGGCGACAGCTGGCATTTGGGCCAAATATTTTCCGCTGATGGAGCTTTTCGCCAATCTCAGTGTGGTGATTCTGCTGGGGCTTGGCGGATGGATGGTCATCCGGGGAGAGCTGTCGCTGGGGGAGCTTGTCGCTTTCTTCAGCCTGATCTGGTATATTATCGGGCCGATGTGGGGGATCGGGTTCCATATCAACAACTTCACCCAGTCCAAGGCGGCCGGTGAGCGGCTGCTCGAAATTCTTCATCATTACGTGCATGTCAAGGACAAGGAGAATGCGCTTCCACTTCGAGATGAGGAAGTCCGGGGACATGTGCGCTTTGAGAATGTCAATTTTGCGTATACCGAGAATCAGCCGGCGCTTAAGGATTTCAATCTGGATGCTCCGGAAGGGAAAGTCATCGGGCTCCTGGGGGGCACGGGCTCCGGCAAATCCACGGTGATTCAGCTGCTCCTGCGGGCCTATAATGTCAAAGACGGACGCATCACGCTTGACGGACGGGATATCCGCGACGTGACGCTGGAGAGTCTGCGCAGCCAGACGGCGATCGTGTTCCAGGAGACATTCCTGTTCTCGTCCTCGATCCGCGGGAATATCGCATACGGCGTCAAGGAAGTCACGATGAGCGAGATTATCAAGGCTGCCAAGCTGGCCAAGGCGCATGATTTTATCATGGAGCTGCCGCTCGGGTACGACACCATTGTCGGCGAACGGGGGCTGGGGCTCTCGGGCGGACAGAAGCAGCGGATCGCGATCGCAAGAGCGCTGCTCAAGAATCCGAAAATCCTCATCCTGGACGATGCGACAAGCGCCGTCGACATGGAGACGGAGCACGAGATCCAGCGCGGCTTCCAGGAGGTCATGAAGGGACGGACGACATTCATCATCGCCCACCGGATTTCTTCGCTGAAGCATGCCGACGAAATTATTGTGCTGGACAAAGGCCGCGTCGTCCAGCGGGGGACACATGCCGAGCTGATGGCTCAGGAGGGGCCGTATCTCGATACATACCGCATCCAGTTCGCGGACGGACCGGCAGAGGAAGTGGGCAGCGGAGATGAAATGAACGCGCGATCTTCTGCTTGTCCTCCGTCCGAACCGGTTCCGGGCGTCATGCTGCGCGAAGGGGTCCCCGGGGATCCTGCCGGCCGTGAAGTGGCGGCATCGGTGCATGGCGAGGTCAAAGGAAGGGGGCTCATCCATTGAGCGGACAGTCAGAGCAGGCAGACCGCGGTCTTTGCGGCGAGAAGGCCGCCGAAGAGACGGTGAACCGGTTCGTCTACCAGGACGACGAAGAACTCGATAAGGGCTTTGACTGGGTGCAGGTCAAACGTCTCAGCAAATACATGAAGCCTTACGCCAGGCAGCTGGTGCCGATCATGATCGTCATGATGTGTGTCGGCGGCATCACGAAGCTGCTCAATCCTCTCCTCATCGCGTATGCGATCGACCATGCTTTGAAGGAGAAGGACGGTACCACCTTGTTATACTGCGTGCTCGGCATGCTCGGTCTTTATATCATCCAATGGGCGGCGAACGCCTATCGTATCCGTTTTACGAATATGATCGGTCAGCGTATCATCTATGATCTGCGGCATGACTTGTTCAGCCACATTCAGCAGCTGTCGTTCCGCTTTTTCGACAAGCGTCCGGCGGGTTCGATCCTCGTGCGGATCACGAACTATGTCAATTCGCTGCAGGACCTGCTCACCAACGGGGCCGTGAACCTGATGATCGACTGCGTGCAGCTCGTCGGTATTATCGTGATTCTGCTCATCTACAACGTGAAGCTGGGTGCGGCGATCATCGTCACGGTACCGATCATGTTCCTGATCTCGACGAAGCTGCGGGTGAGAATCCGCCGGTCCTGGCAGGTCGTGTCGACCAAGACGTCCCGGATCAACGCACACCTGAACGAGTGCATCCAGGGCATCAAGGTGACGCAGGCGTATACGCAGGAGAAGCCGAATATGGCTTACTTCGAGCTCATGAACAAGGACAACCATAAGGCGTGGACCCGGGCTTCGAATCTCAATCAGTCCTTCAACCCGATCATCGAGGTCACCGGGGCGATCGGCTACTGTATTCTGTTCTGGTTCGGGGCGCACCTTATCCAGGCCGGCGAGATTACGATCGGGGTGCTCGTCGCTTTCGCCACGTATATCGGACATTTCTGGGAGCCCATCAACCGGCTGGGGCAGATGTACTCGCAGATGCTGATTGCCATGGCCTCTTCGGAGCGGATTTTTGAGTTCATTGACGAGCAGCCGAATGTTGCCGAGCGGCCGGCCGCGAAGGATCTGCCTCCGATCCGGGGAGATATCGACTTCAAGGGCGTCGAGTTCGAGTATGAACCGGGACGTCATGCGCTGAAGGGCATCGATCTGCAGGTCAAGGCGGGTCAGTCGATCGCACTTGTAGGGCATACGGGCTCGGGTAAAAGCACGATCATCAACCTGCTGTGCCGGTTCTATGACGTCACTTCGGGCAGCATCAAGATCGACAGAACGGATATCCGCGACGTGACGATCCAGAGCCTGCGTTCGCAGGTCGGCATCGTGTTGCAGGATACGTTCATCTTCTCGGGCACGATCCGCGACAACATCCGATTCGGGCGGCTGGACGCGACGGACGAGGAGGTCGAAGCGGCCGCGAAAGCGGTGCGTGCGCACGAGTTCATTACCTCCCTGCCGCAGGGCTACGATACCGAGGTGCAGGAGAGGGGCAACGTGCTGTCGATGGGACAACGGCAGCTGCTCTCCTTCGCCCGCGCGCTGCTGGCCGACCCGCGGGTGCTTATCCTCGACGAGGCGACGGCGAGCATTGATACGGAGACGGAGCTGAAGATCCAGGAGGCGCTGAAAACACTGCTCGCCGGCCGGACCTCGTTCATCATCGCGCACCGGCTGTCGACGATCCGCCATGCCGATCACATCCTCGTGCTCGATCACGGCCGGGTGATGGAGGAGGGCGACCACGACGCGCTGATGAAGCATCAGGGCATCTATCACGGCCTGATCCAGGCGCAGTACCGCCTGCTGCAGGAAGCCGGCTAGGTCGCGGCGGCATACGGGCAGGGCTGGCCGCAGCGTCAGCTCTGCTGCTGCATGGCGGGGGGCCGGTTTGCACGTGTCTCGAACGCGGAATATCCGTGCTAAACAGCGCGCAAAGGCTCGCTGCGTCCGAATAGCACGGAAAATCCGTGCTAACCAGCTCGCAAACGCGCGCAGTGTCCGAATAGCACGGAAAATCCGTGTTAGTGGACCGAATCTCAGCGCTGCACCGGAATCGCACGAAGTCACCTTTTCCCATCCGCATTGAACAAGCTGCACTTTACCCCCGCCCGGTCCGAAAGCATGTCGCCGGGCGGGGCTTTTTTTTCGTGCCCCCCAATCCGTGCTCCGCTCATCCGACGCACAGTCGGTCACCCCGCTTCCGCCCGCATTCCAGCTGGCTTTCTCAGCCGTTCCCTTCCCGGCGGTCCGTGCGCCCCCTTGCCTTCGAAGCCGCCTCCCCGCCTGACACCGAGCGGCCTTTTTGCGCAAATATTGTCCTATCTCCTCCTTGCGGGCATATACATGGGAGGGGCTGAGCGAACGGGACGCTCCGCCCGGCCGCCTGCTGCGCAAACAGCGGGGGACCATAACAGATGAGGAGGGATGGACGTTGAATCAGCGTGGAGCTGCAGGCAAGGGGCCACGGAAACTGCTTCAATGGGCCGCGGCCTTGACTGTGATCGTGACGTTAGTTCTCTCGGGCAGATGGTTCGCGGCCGCCGGCTCCGAGCCCTTGTATGATGTGATCCTGGACGGAGAGCGGATAGGTACGGTGTCCAGTCCCCAGGCCGTAAGGGCCTGGAGGGACGAGCGTTATGAAGGGCTTGACCGTGGTGCACAAGGGCGCGAAATCTCTTCGAACCTGGAGCGGCTCCTTTTCGTGAAGAGGGAAGCCTTCTTCGAAGGTGCGGAGGACAGCAAGGTACTGGCGGCCCTCGGCCGAAAACTGCAGATTGTCGTTCATGCGGTGGAAATTCGCGTAGACGGCCGGATTGCCGGCACCGTCAGCGATATGGAGACCGCTTTTTCTATTTTGGAGAAGGTGAAAGCGCCTTATGTGGCGCAGGCTGCTGCGGCGGCTCCCGGTGCAGGCCTAACGGCAGGCTTCGAGGAGAAGGTCGAGCTGACAAAGGTGCCGCTGGAGCATCAGCCCGGCGGGGGAAGGGCTCCGGCAGCGGACGAATCGGACACCCTGCTGGCCAAGCTCGTCCAAGGAGAGGAGCAGCCCTTCGTGTACAAGGTGGTGCGGGGGGACTGCCTTTCTCTGATCGCCGTCCGGCACGGCGTTACGCTGGAGGAGATCCGGCGGCTGAACCCGCAGGTGAAGGGGGATGCCATCCGGATGGGAGACGAGCTGACGCTCAGCCGGCCGAAGCCGCTGCTGACCGTCCGCGTCGAAGCCGTGCATTCGCAGCAGGTTCCTGTTCCCAGCGGAGTCCGGTATGTGAGCGATGCGGAGATGAAGAAGGGCGAAGTCCGTGTGGCCTCGGAAGGGGCTCCGGGACTGAAGCGGGTGACCTACCGGACGGTGACGCTGAACGGGGCGGCGGCCGAGGTGCGTCCGCTCGGCGAGACGGAGGTGGCCGCTCCGGTGCCTGCCGTGGTGATCCGCGGCACGAAGACGGTCAGCGGGCAGGGCAGCGGGCGTTTTACCGTGCCGGTGCTGGAGGCCAAGGTGACCAGTGTCTTCGGCCGCCGCTGGGGACGGACGCACAAGGGGACCGATCTGATCTCGGACAGGCGGGAGATTCTGGCTTCGGACGGGGGGACGGTTTCGTTTGCCGGGTGGAAGTCCGGATACGGGCATACGATCATGATCGACCACGGGAACGGGTACGAGTCGCTCTACGGGCATTTGAGCCGGATCGGGGTGAAAGAAGGGGAAGCGGTGGACAAAGGGGAGAAGATCGGCGTCATGGGAAGCTCCGGCCAGTCGACCGGGGTGCACCTGCACTTCGAGATCCGCCGCCATGGCGAGCAGCTCAATCCGCTGCGGTATGTCAGCGTTCCGGCGGCGTGATCTTTATAACGACCGTCCCCCGTCCCATCGGGGGCAAGTTTGCAAATCGGTGCGAGAACCGCTACTCTAAAAACAGATATAGGGCCTGCCGGTATGCGCGGGTCCGAAGCTCCTAAGAGATGGGGGAAAATCGATGTTCTCGACCAAATGGCTGTGGCGGACGGCCGGATCGGCCGCGCTGCTGTCCACGTTGCTGTGCGCCTTCGGCTTCGGATACGCCGTGAACCAGATCCTGTATCCGGAGCCCGCACCGGCGGCCCTTCCCGGTGAAGCGGCTCCCCAGCCGGCGGTGAAGAAGGAGGAGGCCTGGGAAGTGAAGAACCAGATCCGCATCGTGGCGATCGGCGATTCCCTGACGGCCGGCACGGGCGATCTGGCGGGCAAAGGGTATGTCGGCCATGTGAAGGAGAAGCTGGAGCAGAAGCTAGGCAAGCCGGTTTTCGTGTATAACAATTTTGCCATACCCGGATTCCGAACGTATGATCTCCTGAAGGATTGGGATGCGAAGCAGGATATCACCAAGTCGCTCGGGGAGGCGGATCTGGTGCTCATGACGATCGGCGGCAACGACCTGTTCGAGGGAGGGACGGGCATCTTCGGCGAGACCGGCGAAGGCTTCAATCCGCAGGCGGCCGCGGACCGGATTCCGGAGGCCGCGAAGCGGCTCGGGCAGATTATGGAGCGCACCTCCAAGGCGGCGCCGAATGCGCGGATCCTCTATGTCGGGCTGTATCATCCGTTCCTCGACCTCGATCCCGAGAAAGCCGGCGCACCGGTCGTGCAGCGCTGGAATGCGGCGGCGTTCGAGGCGGCTTCCCGCTATCCGAACATTACCGTCGTGCCGACGTACGACCTGTTCGAGCTGAACCTGAACAAGTATCTCTACACGGATCACTTCCATCCGAACGCGGCGGGCTATGAGCGCATCGCCGGGCGGATTGTCGACATTCTGGGATAGATGGGGGAGCGTAAGCATGGCACTGAGGACAGGAGCGGCGGAGAACAAAGGCTCCACCAGACGGGGAAGGGACGCGGAGATCGTTCTCTCCGTGAAGAACGTGAAGAAACGGATCGGCAAGCGGCTGATCATCAAAGGGATTTCCTTCGATGTGCGCGCCGGCGAGATTTTCGGGTTCCTTGGGCCGAACGGCTCAGGCAAAACGACGACAATCCGGATGCTCGTCGACCTGATCAAACCGACGGAGGGCTCGATCGAGATCTGCGGCTATGACGTGAACCGGGAGCATAACGAAGCGCTGCAGTATGTGGGCTGCATCGTCGAGAATCCCGAGCTCTACCCGTATTTGACGGGCTGGGAGAACCTGGAGCATTTTGCCCGAATGCTTCCCGGGGTGGACGAGGCGCGGATCCGCAGGGTCGCGGAGATCGTGGGCATGGACCACCGGATTCACGATACGGTCAAGACCTACTCTCTCGGCATGCGGCAGCGGCTTGGGATCGCCCAGGCGCTGCTGAACGATCCGAAGCTGCTTATCCTGGACGAGCCTACGAACGGGCTCGATCCCCAGGGGATCAAGGAGCTGCGCGAGTTCATCCGCTCCCTCGCCGAGCAGGGGCTCAGCCTGTTCATCTCGAGCCATCTGCTCAGCGAGATCCAGCAGATGTGCGACCGCGTGGCGATCATCACGCACGGCGAGGTGATTACCGTAGGCGAGGTATCGGCGCTGGTCGACGAAAGCGTGACCACCGCCGTGTGGAGCGCGGTGCCGGCGGAGCGTGCGGTGCAGGTGCTTGGAGGGCTGCCGGGCGTCAGCATCCTCTCAGGCGGGCCTGAGGGGGCTGCCGCGGCTGCGGACCCGGCGCAGGAGGTGCCGAAGATCGTTACGCAGCTGCCGCCGGAGAGCATTCCGGAGATCACGCGGCGGCTGGTCGATGCGGGCGTGGCGCTCTACGGGATCGAGATCAAGCATCCGACCCTGGAGGATTTATTCCTGAAGCTGACGGAGGGTGAGCGCATTGGTTAGCCTGTATCCCCTGATCAAGAACGAGTGCATCAAGATCATCAAGAAAAAAAGGCTGCTGGTCGTGCTGCTCATCCTGGCCGCACTGATTCCGATGTTCACGTATGCCCAGCTGAAAGTCGCCCAAAATAACCTCAAGCAGTTCGGCACCACCGACTGGCGGGTGGAGCAGCGGCAGAAGATCCGCGACTACACCCAGAGCCTCAGCTCGGGCCGTGTTCCCGAGGAGTGGAAGCAGTGGAGGCGCGTAGAGGTCAAGCTGGCGCAGTACTACTTGGATAAAGATGTGAATCCCGCCGAGCCGAACGGGGTAACCTTTACAAGAGAGTTCGTCAAGAACGCGGTCGGCCTGTTCATTCCGCTGATGGTGATGGTCATCGCCGCGGACATGGTGTCCGGCGAGCATACGGGCGGCACGATCAAGCTGCTGCTGACCCGGCCCGTGCAGCGCTGGAAGATTCTGCTCAGCAAGCTGCTGGCGCTGGTCCTGTTCACCTCGTTTGTCGTGATCGCGACAGGCGCGCTCTGCTATCTCATCTCGGGGGTTGTCTTCGGCTACGGCGGGTGGGATATGCCGATCTTCTTCGGCTTCCAGGTCGTCGGCACGGAGGTCGACTTCTCGTTCGTCCGCCCGGTGGAGCAGTGGCTGTATCTCATCATGGAATTCGGGCTCGTCTGGTACTCCGCCCTCGTGGTCGC containing:
- a CDS encoding ABC transporter ATP-binding protein yields the protein MNVFRQLKEYYWSERRFLLISVLSLMTATALGLVYPNLLRYLIDDVIGAKQYDMVPLLALAVFGVMAVKAGFQYLHGTTSARLGNMTAFNLRAALYRKLQYLSFPYYDKARTGDLMSRLTADLQAVRDFVGFGFVQILNVVTMLLFGVIMMFTINWELALYTMATMPLLVFTAIRFEGRIHPAFRTLRQSMSTLTTSVQENITGVRTVKSFAREPHEIDKFSRRNDEYKINNMATAGIWAKYFPLMELFANLSVVILLGLGGWMVIRGELSLGELVAFFSLIWYIIGPMWGIGFHINNFTQSKAAGERLLEILHHYVHVKDKENALPLRDEEVRGHVRFENVNFAYTENQPALKDFNLDAPEGKVIGLLGGTGSGKSTVIQLLLRAYNVKDGRITLDGRDIRDVTLESLRSQTAIVFQETFLFSSSIRGNIAYGVKEVTMSEIIKAAKLAKAHDFIMELPLGYDTIVGERGLGLSGGQKQRIAIARALLKNPKILILDDATSAVDMETEHEIQRGFQEVMKGRTTFIIAHRISSLKHADEIIVLDKGRVVQRGTHAELMAQEGPYLDTYRIQFADGPAEEVGSGDEMNARSSACPPSEPVPGVMLREGVPGDPAGREVAASVHGEVKGRGLIH
- a CDS encoding peptidoglycan DD-metalloendopeptidase family protein produces the protein MNQRGAAGKGPRKLLQWAAALTVIVTLVLSGRWFAAAGSEPLYDVILDGERIGTVSSPQAVRAWRDERYEGLDRGAQGREISSNLERLLFVKREAFFEGAEDSKVLAALGRKLQIVVHAVEIRVDGRIAGTVSDMETAFSILEKVKAPYVAQAAAAAPGAGLTAGFEEKVELTKVPLEHQPGGGRAPAADESDTLLAKLVQGEEQPFVYKVVRGDCLSLIAVRHGVTLEEIRRLNPQVKGDAIRMGDELTLSRPKPLLTVRVEAVHSQQVPVPSGVRYVSDAEMKKGEVRVASEGAPGLKRVTYRTVTLNGAAAEVRPLGETEVAAPVPAVVIRGTKTVSGQGSGRFTVPVLEAKVTSVFGRRWGRTHKGTDLISDRREILASDGGTVSFAGWKSGYGHTIMIDHGNGYESLYGHLSRIGVKEGEAVDKGEKIGVMGSSGQSTGVHLHFEIRRHGEQLNPLRYVSVPAA
- a CDS encoding GDSL-type esterase/lipase family protein, with product MFSTKWLWRTAGSAALLSTLLCAFGFGYAVNQILYPEPAPAALPGEAAPQPAVKKEEAWEVKNQIRIVAIGDSLTAGTGDLAGKGYVGHVKEKLEQKLGKPVFVYNNFAIPGFRTYDLLKDWDAKQDITKSLGEADLVLMTIGGNDLFEGGTGIFGETGEGFNPQAAADRIPEAAKRLGQIMERTSKAAPNARILYVGLYHPFLDLDPEKAGAPVVQRWNAAAFEAASRYPNITVVPTYDLFELNLNKYLYTDHFHPNAAGYERIAGRIVDILG
- a CDS encoding ABC transporter ATP-binding protein, which gives rise to MSGQSEQADRGLCGEKAAEETVNRFVYQDDEELDKGFDWVQVKRLSKYMKPYARQLVPIMIVMMCVGGITKLLNPLLIAYAIDHALKEKDGTTLLYCVLGMLGLYIIQWAANAYRIRFTNMIGQRIIYDLRHDLFSHIQQLSFRFFDKRPAGSILVRITNYVNSLQDLLTNGAVNLMIDCVQLVGIIVILLIYNVKLGAAIIVTVPIMFLISTKLRVRIRRSWQVVSTKTSRINAHLNECIQGIKVTQAYTQEKPNMAYFELMNKDNHKAWTRASNLNQSFNPIIEVTGAIGYCILFWFGAHLIQAGEITIGVLVAFATYIGHFWEPINRLGQMYSQMLIAMASSERIFEFIDEQPNVAERPAAKDLPPIRGDIDFKGVEFEYEPGRHALKGIDLQVKAGQSIALVGHTGSGKSTIINLLCRFYDVTSGSIKIDRTDIRDVTIQSLRSQVGIVLQDTFIFSGTIRDNIRFGRLDATDEEVEAAAKAVRAHEFITSLPQGYDTEVQERGNVLSMGQRQLLSFARALLADPRVLILDEATASIDTETELKIQEALKTLLAGRTSFIIAHRLSTIRHADHILVLDHGRVMEEGDHDALMKHQGIYHGLIQAQYRLLQEAG
- a CDS encoding dynamin family protein, whose protein sequence is MTTGRTAGETALKDKEAELGSVEKKGMAGDPAMREAVRTLLGKVEQAGDEENARKLKQLLAKAESGRLYLAFCGHFSAGKSSLINRLCGHQLLPSSPIPTSANIVSIVSGEAGARVIYRELGEGGSPKVDRVALEDLAEHCRNGTDIETVEIAYPIPLLGEAAALLDTPGIDSTDDAHHLATESALHLADVVFYVMDYNHVQSEINLSFTKKMTEWGKPLYLIINMVDKHREQEVSLEAYRDGVREAFASWGVRPDGIVYTSVKVPDHPASQWNRLDWLLRELISLREPLVNLSLEKSAKALAGAHAAKMAEANEPAKDAIRAQLEEGGVDIAAPQAELERLAAELARLEEMPRMLDAALRKDVAAVLDNANITPAVTRDLAHAYLESRRPGFKVGWFGSAAKTQAEREARLSALHKDFASQLETQVERHVQQAVKSRLEGQGLPLAQVTEAADRIHAEVTPAWLAAQVNEAASFGGEYTLTYSKGISAEAKALYRQAALAAGEELIAQLDAALQEPRAVLRGQACGAPGAPRRPARARCARRGRGGLRHRAQLRQPAERLRAAAGELDGTAALASIRRSLLDKAERLGQDRFTIALFGAFSAGKSSFANALIGQRVLPVSPNPTTAAINKIMPPAPEAGWPHGTAKVRMKSRERLLDDVVYSLGVLGIHAEGEKAALEAAKGLQPAQIPGKGKPHYAFLKAVEKGWSEMSPKLGEELKVSSDEFGAYAAEESRSCFVEEIELYYNNPLTEQGVVLVDTPGADSINARHTGVAFEYIKNADAILFVTYYNHAFSHADREFLLQLGRVKDSFELDKMFFIVNAADLASSPEELEGVVSHVESNLLQHGIRHPRIYPLSSYYALQGKLAGDAEAVEETGILRFEREFVRFTFGELTEMAVRAGDAEVKRAADVLSYFMERATADASEREREAAQLRESLSGALRRLESPELEAEQRELAKDVAELLYYVKQRTTYRFGELFNHAINPAVFREDNRDPKAILVSAWEDLRRMITFDLTQEVLATTLRIGNKVNALLKGAEQAWAEEVRRGGIDSFEASEFRAMELKTPELTAQLKVEITAKWLGGFFKNAKQFFEGEGKAQLRKELEALLVAPMTAFAEEQTQTLQAVYAAQLQEGAAERAEAMRQALQEHAGGLLEALEAKVDLPALRAKHTRLLQCLEPQKSKA